Genomic window (Fundulus heteroclitus isolate FHET01 unplaced genomic scaffold, MU-UCD_Fhet_4.1 scaffold_81, whole genome shotgun sequence):
acaggttgccagtctgtcggagagcaacacagagacaaacaaccattcatgcacacactcacacctaaggacaatttagagaagtcaattaacctaacagtcatgtttttggactgtgggaggaagccagagtacctggagagatcccacgcatgcacagggagaacagcaaactccatgcagaaagacccagggttgaatttgaacccagaaccttcgggctgcatggcaacagtgctacccactgcaccactgtgcagccccaactataaaatattttttagccGTTAACTGAATTTTATGACTACTTATGGAATGTACTATtatcatattaacatttaactgcaaataaataaagtaatagAAGTAAAAGACGACTTTAAGGACCAAACCCAATCCCTGATTGTTGTGAAGATTGTTTTCACAAAGATGCTGTGCAGCACAAAAGCCAAACGGATCCAGAAAGAGAAAAGGACACCACAAATACATACAGGTCTAATTTCTATTCAGtacaaagttactttattaaaccgcaaataaaaaaatttgatcCTAAGTtgatgcattattaaaaatatgacattaaaaattcacCTCCTGGACTGGAGTGACACGGCTCCTGTGACGCATATTGCATCCAAACGTCAGACCACTAGATGGAGCTTGCTGCAATTTTTTATTCCTGCTGATGTCTCAGAGCAAGAGAGCTAATAAAGTAACATGGTTGTAGAGGCTAAGCAGACGCTTAAAGCCACTGGAGTGTTTTAAACCGGAATCTTATGATTGACGCGCATTTGCCGGGCGGGGTGGGATGGTAAATAGGAAATGTCCAGATGCTGTTCTTGCAGTTAAAAAAGCCCATTTATTCCCAACTTTGCTTgcttacaaaacaaaaaacgataCAAACGGACAGCTGTGGGTTGACAGCGTTTCCCCCGCCAAGCGGTCAAAACCGATTTACCTTTCCGGTGAATCCCCCCCCCAGCATAGACACATCATTTCCTTTCTTATATTAACTTTTGCACAAATTGGCTTCAACAATGGTTGTTAAGCTAAAGTTGGCTGTCGTGTGTGCTTTACTGATACAATACTACAGCTCCCACATACTTGGCCATGCTGTGTGCAGACTGAACCACACTGACTAGCCGAGGACTTTTGAGCTTTACATTCAAGCGTACCTGTtgtctacatttcttgtgacaaattcctataACGGCCACACTTTTTGTCAGCGGGACGAATCGGGGGAAAGGATGTCAAAACGTTTAATCAGCTTAACTAGTtgagccatttcttttccagcaggcaccACCGCACATGGTTAGAATTAATCAATCTTTTGGTATTAATGTAAGGATCGATTCATAattgaaaaagaaatatatatatttttttaatgagcgCTAGAAGTCAGTGTGCGCAATTAGAATCAAAGGTGCATCTACGAAATACCTGCTTGAAGAAGGTGATTCTTTATGCACTTTGATATACTGATAAATCTTGTTATCTAACCATTATTTTTAGTaaacatctgatttaattttgacatGAAAGCGGTTCGtcatcatttttaaattaaaaacatccaatggaggaaatgtttttttaaggctCAACAATAACCTAGCTCTGTATAGGTATGTTTGCTTTGGCATGGTGCCTGTTCTGTTCAGCTAAAGGACAGCAACACTGCCACAATTAATACCTGTCAACATAGGGGCAAGCTTCCAATTTACTTCACTTTCAGATATCAGCAGATCAAATCAATACAGTACAAATGTTGGTTAGAATGTGCAAGTAAGTGgtaaacaaatacaaaagctTCTATAAATATGgttatttgtaataaataaatattaaataaaaaacaaaaatatccaaACTATACTAACTGTTCCTTGGCAACTTTGGTTCGCCCCTCAACATAGGCCCTTGCCACGTCCTCAATGAAGACCCTTTTCTGGTCCATGTTCAGGATCAAGCATGTGCACCCAAGCATGCTCAAAGCCCCAGAGGCTTCCATGACTTCATCCTGGGTCTCTGCCAATGTTTCTGCATCCAAGATCTAGGTATCAAAGATAGAACAAATTAAAATCGATCCTGCAGAAAAGTGCTCTAGGCctgacaaacctttttttttaaaacagcttttgacatcttcagaaacaaacttctgtAAAACAGTTGTGTTTTGACTGCAAGAACCAAGGCCTTTTAGCAGCCTTTTTCACCCCTCCTCAATACTATAATAAGTTCCAGCGTCTTGTTATCAATAGTATCAGGGtgtcccgcagcgctatcttggcgttcacgctaccgcctcgccaacattccaaaaaaaatgtttatttgacgttaacacacgttttttgttgttgctgctgctgctgctttcgcACGTGCATAtcgtgaatggcagggaaaaaacacatggatacgccCTCCCCCTCGCttgtcgtcccccccccccccgcgcaaaacttgtcatcTTGCCTAACCCCACCCCCAACTCACCGCCTTGCCTAAgaaaattcctgcgggaaacactgagtataatatgattgatatATTTTACAAAGATGATATTCAccttctgcagcttctccttCAAGTCGTAATCATCCACCTCGTCCAGGTTGACAGGGGGTGTTGGGCGACAACCTAGTGCGGTATACAAGCGGCTTGAGAAGAAGCGTGGTCGTATGCCTCCGTGGACAAGGGCCACGCTGACCATTTTGCCAAGCAGCGTGTAGTCACCATTTTCTACTCCTGCAAACAAAATACCCCAATGACAAAAGAAGCATTTAAGTTATCTATGCTTTTTAAACAGATGGTTGCTGTCATTAACTTTAACGGGGTCCACCATACAGTTCATATAACCATGTTATTGCTTACCCTGTGACACTAAGGACAGATTTTTTGAGTCTTCTGGCCCACTGAAATATTTACTATCCCTGATAGCGACAACCAAGAGACGTAGAAACTCTCTGGAGGGCCCGCCATCATCAACAGCCCCCTCCCCTGTCCCATCACAGTCAACAAATGTGACGTCTAGGCGGTGTGTGGGTGAAAATCTTTGCCTCCGGAACGCCCTGAAGGCACTATCCAAGATGGTCTCTCTCATGACCATGATGCTGTTGGATTGTGGAGGAGGCCCTGGGACTAGCTGGGAGctcatgttttttaaaattgcagtCACATCAAGTCTGTATTataggtgggggaaaaaataaaataaaaggactattagaaacagaaaaactagcAAAGAAATCATCTGAAAGATAATATGCAAAATCTGGAAGAGTTGTCATTTAGGTGACAAACAGAACTTGAGAGATTACCATTTATTACTAGAATTCATTAGGACCATTAGCAACCTTTACTCACTCTGGTTCTTCTTCTGTAACCAGAACTGCCACTCTAGaagaaagtaatttttttctgttgtcatTACACACACCACATTAATTTAATCATATTTCAGCAGCATAAAAAAAGTCACCAAGACATGTATGGACATGGATTTACAACAAATGTCACCTTATCAACTGTTAAGGAAAATCAAATTAGCCACAGCACGTTtcaattctttatttattcctctTACTCTGTCACTGGAGCCATCTCCTCTCTTTCCAAATCATCATAATTTGACCATATGAcaaagctgcagaaaacagaACAATAGCAATTTATTAGATCTCCACTACAAACAAAAGAGTGAGCTGAATTAGTGTGACCAAAGAAAATTAACAAATGAGTTAAAAACAGAGTCAATGAGCAACCCCAATAGTTAGTGAACTAAATAATATCAAGGGACTGAAAGCACGTCAAGGCTTAGACAACCATTTTTACAAACTGTACATTCTCATGCCACAAGTAGGGAATACAAGTAGTTTTCAATCCTTCTAGTTGTTTCCTTGCTTCCATACACCTCACTTAATAAAATTGTAGATGAACAGACTATAGCTGCACTGCTGGGGAAGTATTACAATCATTTGATTAACATGTGCTGGCGGAAACGTGCGTCTAAATCATGGGCtcaatccaaatacccttatagagcaagcactctttagccaaagtggaagtgtaTTAGCAGTCTCCACGATCAGggctgtccaaatagtgcagtcagtatggaagaaggaataaaaaggagcctgtatgctccctcctaCTTTTGCCTAGGAGCACTGCAATGACGTTTCCTAGGGTTCCCTGTGACAAGGAAAGGAACTTCGGACTACTGCGCTGATATTGGGCAGCCTTCAAATCGGACTTCATTACGTCAGAAAAAGACATGTGGATTTTGCGAGTCAGATCCAGGCCTACAGTCTTCCAAAAATGAACGACAAAGTCTGTGCTCTTATCTactaacattttttattatttccatgaggtgggctgCACTTCTACATCATGTTCTGCAAAGGATCCTTAAGGCTCCGTAGTGGCGGTAAGGGATATTAAATTCATGGTGCATCCAAAAGACATTTTCAGGAGTCATAAAAATGTGTACTTACTCCTCACTCTGGACTTCTGATCCCCCACCACATGACACCTCACCTGTATGCGATGCCTACATGTTTTGAAAGAAagttttgtcattttcttctCTAAAagaaattcattcattcattcataggTCTAGTGCTCCCTACTGTCAGTTACATTAGCTGGAACAACTGTTTGAAATGTTGCATGCACGTTTTAATAAACAAGACTGCAAAACCATATTCAGTGTTCTGTGGTTCCCTTAAAGTGTCACTTCTGGCATGTTTGGGGCATATGTACTAACCTGGATTGACTCATAAATTGCCACAGCAAGATCGTCATCATCTTCgctgcagagaaaacaaaaaggtgttAATAAAGGACATCACAAAAAACCTTTATCGTGACTAAAAGctttataacaaataaaatggtgAATCCAGCCAGGTATTaatcaaataaaaccaaaaagtaATGGTAATCCTGGAATTCAAAATAgcccacaaaaacaaaaaaggaacaaatgaCAAACTTTCATATCATTCACACAAACTAGTTTGATGCCAGCACAACCAAACTTATCCCACCACAGTTGTTTCCACCACAAATGCATTGCACATTTAGAATAGTAACAGaggtgatttaaaaaagaagccCACTGTACTGCTATGAAATTCCCACGTGCACACTGTGAGAAAGGACACATACAGCTGTTGGGTGGTGCCAGAAAGAACTTTGTTATTGCAATTGTACTTTCCAATGATATTTGACCTCAGCAGTTGATCCCTGCCCTCTGCATCCCTTATGGAGCAGTGGGCACCTTCTCAGTACTaaggatcttgctcagggacccatagtggcagtctgcagggttTGAGCCAGGCTCTTGGGTCCTTCTCATAATGCAAAGTTAATGCTCCAACCACTACCATCCCACCACcatgtaaaatataaataaatacattcttaGCCGTTCTTTGATGTTAGATGGATTAACAGGAAACAGGGATACAAAACAATTCTTGCATCTTACCTTTCAACAGCCAGACACACTGAGAATGAAGAACACGATATACATGTGATGGTTTGCATGTCATACTGATGCTTTCAGTTTAGAGAATGTCTATCAATATAGGGCTGCATTTATAACCCAAGTACAACTTTACTGTTACCATGATTAACTTAATACCATACAGGAGTTTTGTTAGAGTAATTTACATTTATCTACTTTTAGCTTTTGTGGTGTACAAAAAGGCAGtgttctgaaatattttacagtgttctatacattttgtattgtctgggaagaaactgtctggCCTCAATTCCTGATTTATAGGTTGCAAAATCAGTtgacaaaaaaagttttagattttCATTACATTTATAATATGGCATCACTTTACTGTATTGACAAtgccttttgttaaaaaaaaaaaaaaaaaatcagcctgctgtcctgatttatttttttattttcttatcagCTTGTCACCTCTCAGTtaccagccactatccaatcattTCAGGCATCTGTCAGATAAACTCTACTTGCTGCCAATAATGactgtcaactctgctcacctgcttacatatacctgcttcagccaactcatcATTGCCAGAATGTCACTTCTCTTCTGGTCCCGTGTTATCTCAACTCGTCCAGTGTTACTTGCCCTGCCTCTAACAGCTGCTATGTGCTCAGGTAGCTGGGCTCTTCTGTTAAAAGtcgcctgtgtctgcatgctgcagttctgatCGTTTCCCCGTTCCAGCTGCTTGCTTTGCTTGTTTTTGGTgttccccggtccacatcgcctgttctagTCTGTCATTTTCGCATCTTCTGTTCCTGCTCATCTCTGAGTTCAGCCATAACTCATCTGTCacgtctggttctgcttgcctgcctcagctGTCACTAAtcatcctcacaataaaccttttttaaaaatgcgTAACGAGCTGTCAGGCtaaatatcgggttcaccagcattatTCATTTAACCTGCAAGATTAGTTaaattttttatctttataaaaTAAAGGGTTTTGAAATGGCTGTGTGCTAAGAGTGCTTACAcataaaagctgcaggatgTCAGCCCTACAAGAAAGGGGTTTTACAAATGTGTACTACTGGATCACTGAGAACGTGTACTTACTCTTCAGTTGGTACTCCTGAGCCAACATTAACATGCACCTCTGCTGTATTTGATGCCtgagaaaatatgaaataaatgtttagtcatttaatttttataccaATACTTTCTAACTAAACTTGTGTCTTGGTGTTACACAATTACTAAAAA
Coding sequences:
- the LOC118562148 gene encoding G2/M phase-specific E3 ubiquitin-protein ligase-like, giving the protein MVLLLSSCSNIVFVSAAQKMIRTYQRMTHSRHQIQQRCMLMLAQEYQLKMCLAVESEDDDDLAVAIYESIQASHTGEVSCGGGSEVQSEDFVIWSNYDDLEREEMAPVTEVAVLVTEEEPELDVTAILKNMSSQLVPGPPPQSNSIMVMRETILDSAFRAFRRQRFSPTHRLDVTFVDCDGTGEGAVDDGGPSREFLRLLVVAIRDSKYFSGPEDSKNLSLVSQGVENGDYTLLGKMVSVALVHGGIRPRFFSSRLYTALGCRPTPPVNLDEVDDYDLKEKLQKILDAETLAETQDEVMEASGALSMLGCTCLILNMDQKRVFIEDVARAYVEGRTKVAKEQFIDGLQTLGVANAIENHHEAIKPIFVGGLKTVSLQDMQKLFSVQLSLPGSNKRRLENQTTIFWNDWLLEVDEGTRPVTLGQILTFASGIDNIPPLGFNTSPTIEFLHHEDGNNRIFPEANTCGVVLRLPIHPTYALFVQYMESGILQSPTFGLI